In one window of Scyliorhinus canicula chromosome 17, sScyCan1.1, whole genome shotgun sequence DNA:
- the LOC119952173 gene encoding zinc finger protein 239-like, translated as MEGENGKPEKKAQPSTERGPGHRPTARDRGGERAHKCGDCGKGYHTQSELETHRRSHTGERPFSCPVCEKAFTRSSDLRVHQRVHTGERPFSCPVCEKSFTRSSHLLTHQRVHTGERPYSCSVCGKGFTQLSNRLRHQRLHTGERPFNCLVCRKGFTDSSTLLRHQRLHTEERPFTCSVCGKGFTRSPHLLTHQRVHTGERPFSCSVCGRRFTQSSHLLTHQHSHTGERPFRCSVCGRGFTQLSLLLAHQHLHAENNPVKFPEGEAPLMEEEEGGGGDTPLEGEAVAAGPLPLLHPRPAQPGERPFKCSVCAKAFTCLSHLLRHLRVHSGERPFQCSVCEKGFTQSSSLLTHQRIHTGERPFSCSQCGKGFSRSSHLLRHQRIHV; from the coding sequence ATGGAAGGAGAGAACGGCAAACCGGAGAAGAAGGCGCAGCCGAGTACCGAGCGCGGCCCAGGACACAGACCGACGGCGAGAGACCGGGGCGGCGAGCGGGCGCACAAGTGCGGAGATTGTGGGAAGGGCTACCACACCCAGTCAGAGCTGGAGACCCACCGTCGCAGCCACACGGGAGAGCGCCCATTCTCCTGCCCGGTCTGCGAGAAGGCCTTCACCCGCTCGTCCGACCTGCGGGTGCACCAGCGGGTCCACACGGGTGAGCGCCCCTTCTCCTGCCCAGTCTGCGAAAAGAGCTTCACCCGCTCGTCCCACCTCCTTacccaccagcgggttcacaccggcGAGCGTCCTTACAGCTGCTCTGTCTGCGGCAAGGGCTTCACCCAGCTCTCTAACCGGCTGCGGCACCAGCGTCTCCACACAGGCGAGCGCCCCTTCAACTGCCTCGTCTGCCGTAAGGGCTTCACCGACTCCTCCACCCTGCTGCGTCACCAGCGACTCCACACCGAGGAACGGCCCTTCACCTGCTCGGTCTGCGGCAAGGGCTTCACCCGCTCgccccacctcctcacccaccagcgggttcacaccggcGAGCGCCCCTTCTCCTGCTCGGTGTGCGGCCGCCGCTTCACCCAGTCCTCCCACCTGCTGACCCACCAGCACAGCCACACGGGCGAGCGTCCCTTCCGCTGCTCGGTGTGCGGCCGGGGCTTCACCCAGCTCTCCCTCCTCCTGGCCCACCAGCACCTGCACGCTGAGAACAACCCTGTCAAGTTCCCCGAGGGGGAGGCCCcgctgatggaggaggaggaggggggcggcggCGATACGCCCCTGGAGGGCGAGGCGGTGGCCGCAGGCCCCCTGCCCCTCCTGCACCCCCGGCCTGCCCAGCCTGGCGAGCGGCCCTTCAAGTGTTCGGTCTGCGCCAAGGCCTTCACCTGCCTCTCCCACCTGCTGCGCCACCTGCGGGTGCACAGCGGCGAACGCCCCTTCCAATGCTCGGTCTGCGAGAAGGGCTTCACCCAGTCCTCCAGCCTGCTGACCCACCAGCGCATCCACACCGGCGAGAGGcccttctcctgctcccagtgCGGCAAGGGCTTCTCACGCTCCTCCCACCTTCTGCGGCACCAGCGCATCCATGTTTGA